In a single window of the Anguilla rostrata isolate EN2019 chromosome 4, ASM1855537v3, whole genome shotgun sequence genome:
- the LOC135253387 gene encoding protein kinase C iota type-like → MPTLRDSTMSHPGDNPHQVRVKAYYKGDIMINHFEPSISFEGLQVKVRDMCSMDNDQQFTMKWIDEEGDPCTISSQLELEEALRLYELNKDSELIIHVFPCVPEKPGMPCQGEDKSIYRRGARRWRKLYCASGHTFQAKRFNRRAHCAICTDRIWGLGRQGYKCINCKLLVHKKCHKLVSMECGRHVIQEPVMGPLAPAGTPSDHLDPVDKSSSESLNHVGEEKEAMNSRDSGKAVSSLGLADFDLLRVIGRGSYAKVLLVRLKRTERIYAMKVVKKELVNDDEDIDWVQTEKHVFEQASNHPFLVGLHSCFQTESRLFFVIEYVNGGDLMFHMQRQRKLPEEHARFYSAEISLALNYLHERGIIYRDLKLDNVLLESEGHIKLTDYGMCKEGLRPGDTTSTFCGTPNYIAPEILRGEDYGFSVDWWALGVLMFEMMAGRSPFDIVGSSDNPDQNTEDYLFQVILEKQIRIPRSLSVKAASVLKGFLNKDPKERLGCHPQTGFADIMGHHFFRSVDWDLMEQKQVVPPFKPNISGEFGLDNFDAQFTNEPIQLTPDDEDAVQKIDQSEFEGFEYINPLLMSAEECV, encoded by the exons GGACATCATGATAAACCACTTTGAGCCTTCCATCTCCTTCGAAGGGCTGCAGGTTAAAGTGCGGGACATGTGCAGCATGGACAATGACCAGCAGTTCACCATGAAGTGGATTGACGAGGAAG GCGACCCCTGCACCATATCATcccagctggagctggaggaggcgctCCGTCTCTACGAGTTGAACAAAGACTCGGAGCTCATCATACACG TGTTCCCCTGTGTGCCCGAGAAGCCTGGCATGCCGTGTCAGGGAGAGGACA AGTCCATATACCGGCGGGGAGCGCGGCGCTGGAGGAAGCTGTACTGTGCCAGCGGACACACCTTCCAGGCCAAGAGATTCAACAGG CGGGCACACTGTGCCATCTGCACAGACCGGATATGGGGCCTTGGGCGGCAGGGCTACAAGTGCATCAACTGCAAACTGCTGGTGCACAAGAAATGCCACAAGCTGGTATCAATGGAGTGCGGCCGGCACGTAATCCAA gAGCCAGTGATGGGTCCGTTGGCTCCAGCAGGCACTCCATCAGATCACCTTGACCCAg TGGACAAATCATCGAGTGAGAGTCTGAACCACGtcggagaggagaaagag GCCATGAACAGCAGGGACAGCGGGAAGGCCGTGTCCAGCCTGGGCCTGGCAGACTTTGACCTGCTGCGGGTTATTGGGCGTGGCAGCTACGCCAAAGTCCTGCTTGTGCGGCTCAAGAGGACCGAGCGCATCTACGCCATGAAGGTGGTGAAGAAGGAGCTGGTCAACGATGACGAG GACATAGACTGGGTCCAGACGGAGAAGCACGTGTTTGAGCAGGCGTCCAACCATCCCTTCCTGGTGGGACTGCACTCCTGCTTCCAGACAGAAAGCAG GCTCTTTTTTGTCATTGAGTATGTGAACGGTGGAGACCTGATGTTCCACATGCAGAGGCAGCGGAAACTTCCGGAGGAGCACGCCAG GTTCTATTCAGCAGAAATCAGCCTTGCCCTGAACTATCTTCACGAGCGAGGAATCATCTACAGAGACCTGAAGTTGGACAATGTCTTACTAGAGTCTGAGGGGCACATCAAGCTTACCGACTATGGCATGTGCAAG GAGGGGCTGCGGCCCGGGGACACGACCAGCACTTTCTGCGGGACGCCCAATTACATTGCCCCCGAGATCCTGAGAGGGGAGGATTACG GCTTCAGCGTAGACTGGTGGGCGCTGGGCGTGCTCATGTTCGAGATGATGGCGGGCCGGTCGCCGTTCGACATCGTGGGCAGTTCCGACAACCCTGACCAGAACACGGAGGACTATCTCTTCCAAG TCATTTTGGAAAAGCAAATCAGAATCCCGAGGTCCCTGTCGGTGAAAGCTGCCAGCGTCCTTAAGGGCTTcctcaacaag GATCCAAAGGAGCGGCTCGGTTGTCATCCGCAGACGGGCTTCGCTGACATCATGGGTCACCACTTCTTCCGAAGTGTGGACTGGGACCTG atggAGCAGAAGCAGGTGGTCCCCCCCTTTAAGCCCAACATTTCTGGGGAGTTCGGCCTGGACAACTTCGATGCACAGTTCACCAACGAGCCGATCCAACTCACGCCCGATGATGA GGATGCTGTTCAGAAGATTGACCAGTCAGAATTCGAGGGCTTTGAGTACATCAACCCGCTCCTTATGTCTGCGGAGGAATGCGTGTGA